The proteins below come from a single Jaculus jaculus isolate mJacJac1 chromosome X, mJacJac1.mat.Y.cur, whole genome shotgun sequence genomic window:
- the LOC101609030 gene encoding mitochondrial import receptor subunit TOM7 homolog, with the protein MVKLSKEVKQRLQQLFKGGQFAIRWDFIPLMIYLGFTRGADPVMPEPTVLSLLWG; encoded by the coding sequence ATGGTGAAGCTGAGCAAAGAGGTCAAGCAGAGGCTGCAACAGCTCTTCAAGGGTGGCCAGTTTGCCATCCGCTGGGACTTTATTCCTCTTATGATTTACCTGGGATTTACAAGGGGTGCGGATCCTGTAATGCCTGAACCAACAGTTTTGAGTCTACTTTGGGGATAA